A part of Hippea maritima DSM 10411 genomic DNA contains:
- a CDS encoding cache domain-containing protein, which translates to MSKIKLSSLIGIFILISILSITVITSIGWGYFTFKIINKAIYYFNEDIHIKREIRLEHSEIKDAVRLINKKREDEYEEILNTLKKRTYRIWLTAEKLYKKYKHKESEASIKERIKDIVRFQLLTDKGKGYYFIASLDGVEVLSPDSKLTGKNLLKDKRYAKSMQEEIDAIKRYKEGFVRGTFIHNGKPAERVVFVKLFKPFNWYIGSGRMITHLEEITKQDILNELKTSLESFKNPTLFIISLMPKTNKCIGKIIFYTDPRIKNHTCITKDKTITYLNSQPCVGDCLEKLIKQGRLTTTLIWPFYKNEKERKRIVSLYYYKPYNWIIGSGGPLDFTVMFPSFKNSMIEAVSSYTRKALLILIIGALFVGYILWLTIFLGLIYKPIKADIENLLNFFRQYKNKGRIKTKKLRIKELTDLAHQVNKTMEKLEDIQATTEKLLNEHSLLLKHMPECVIVLKKKDADFVIAGANEAATRCKAIANSKELIGKKASEILKPYPIISNVIENVIKRKFNVSFTLALKEGNETVFIETVSYSPEENTIVCILRNITQMVNLYRAIEKRKSDLQEFIDKISTGIIVVDRKGRIIYYNNLAKKLLDFEENEKLVINKLKIPENLKIQLLKVMKGRQVCNQCEINIVTAGGKSRWFDVHVAKIQITSETMLIISFNDITQRYLKSKQLEYLSLHDTLTGLYNRRYFEEEIKRLFHKRNYPLALVMIDLNGLKITNDILGHETGDKLIMKISEILSTSARGSDVVARIGGDEFAVIMPNTSEKGVITFIERIKTKIELSNNSTEIFISASIGYAIQNGQFKNVDDLLREADKNMYANKYSSLRPKKLREIIKWARKLSNSSQTIDEDYLINR; encoded by the coding sequence ATGAGCAAAATCAAGCTATCATCCCTTATAGGGATATTTATATTGATAAGTATTCTCTCTATTACAGTTATAACCTCGATTGGTTGGGGATATTTCACCTTTAAGATTATAAATAAGGCAATATACTATTTCAACGAAGATATTCATATCAAAAGGGAAATAAGACTTGAGCATTCAGAGATAAAGGATGCAGTAAGGCTTATAAACAAGAAAAGAGAGGATGAATATGAAGAAATACTTAACACATTAAAAAAACGCACATACAGAATATGGCTAACGGCAGAAAAACTATACAAAAAATACAAGCACAAAGAATCTGAGGCAAGCATAAAAGAAAGAATAAAGGATATAGTGAGATTTCAATTATTAACCGATAAAGGTAAAGGATATTATTTTATCGCATCATTGGACGGCGTTGAAGTTTTAAGTCCAGATTCAAAACTTACAGGAAAAAATCTACTAAAAGACAAAAGATACGCAAAGTCTATGCAGGAAGAAATAGATGCAATAAAAAGATATAAAGAGGGGTTTGTAAGAGGAACTTTTATTCACAATGGAAAGCCGGCAGAGAGGGTCGTTTTTGTAAAATTATTTAAACCGTTCAACTGGTACATAGGCTCAGGTAGAATGATTACCCATTTAGAAGAAATAACAAAACAGGATATTTTAAATGAATTAAAAACATCGCTTGAGAGCTTTAAAAATCCAACTCTATTCATTATAAGCCTAATGCCAAAAACAAATAAATGCATAGGAAAAATTATATTTTATACAGATCCAAGAATCAAAAATCACACATGTATTACAAAAGATAAAACCATAACTTATCTAAACTCACAACCCTGTGTAGGTGACTGTTTAGAAAAACTCATCAAACAGGGAAGACTAACCACAACACTTATCTGGCCATTCTACAAAAATGAAAAAGAAAGAAAAAGAATTGTATCCTTATACTATTATAAGCCATACAATTGGATTATAGGCTCTGGCGGGCCTTTAGATTTTACAGTCATGTTTCCATCATTCAAAAATTCAATGATAGAAGCTGTTTCATCTTATACAAGAAAAGCTCTACTTATCCTTATTATAGGAGCTTTATTTGTAGGGTATATACTCTGGCTTACAATATTTTTAGGTCTTATATACAAACCAATAAAAGCAGATATTGAAAACCTACTCAACTTTTTTAGGCAATACAAAAACAAAGGTAGAATAAAAACAAAGAAATTAAGGATAAAAGAGTTAACTGATTTGGCGCATCAGGTAAATAAAACAATGGAAAAACTTGAAGACATACAAGCAACCACGGAAAAATTGCTTAATGAACATTCTCTCCTTCTTAAACATATGCCAGAATGCGTTATTGTACTAAAGAAAAAGGACGCTGATTTCGTAATAGCAGGCGCAAACGAAGCGGCCACCAGATGCAAAGCTATCGCAAATTCAAAAGAACTTATTGGTAAAAAAGCCAGTGAAATATTAAAGCCGTACCCTATCATCTCGAATGTTATAGAGAATGTTATAAAAAGAAAATTTAATGTTTCCTTTACTCTCGCATTAAAAGAAGGTAACGAAACAGTCTTTATAGAGACTGTAAGCTATTCGCCAGAGGAAAACACAATTGTATGTATTCTAAGAAACATAACCCAGATGGTTAACCTATACAGGGCTATAGAAAAAAGAAAAAGCGATCTGCAAGAATTCATTGACAAAATCAGCACAGGTATAATCGTTGTCGACAGAAAAGGCAGGATTATATATTATAACAACCTTGCTAAAAAATTGCTTGATTTTGAAGAAAATGAAAAACTTGTAATAAACAAGCTAAAAATACCAGAAAACCTAAAAATACAACTTCTAAAAGTAATGAAGGGTAGACAAGTTTGCAACCAATGCGAAATTAATATCGTTACAGCAGGTGGAAAAAGTAGATGGTTTGATGTACATGTGGCAAAGATTCAAATAACATCCGAAACAATGCTTATCATCTCATTTAACGACATTACACAAAGATATCTAAAAAGCAAACAACTTGAATATTTAAGCTTGCATGATACCTTAACTGGGCTTTATAATAGGCGCTATTTTGAAGAAGAAATAAAAAGGTTATTCCACAAAAGAAACTATCCTCTTGCTCTTGTTATGATAGATCTAAATGGCTTAAAGATAACAAACGATATACTTGGACATGAGACCGGTGATAAACTTATAATGAAAATATCAGAAATCCTATCGACATCAGCTCGAGGTAGTGATGTAGTGGCAAGAATTGGTGGTGATGAATTTGCCGTTATAATGCCTAATACATCCGAAAAAGGAGTAATTACTTTTATAGAAAGGATAAAAACAAAGATAGAGCTAAGCAACAATTCAACAGAAATATTTATTAGTGCATCCATAGGTTACGCCATCCAAAATGGCCAATTTAAAAATGTTGATGACCTTTTAAGGGAAGCAGATAAAAATATGTATGCAAATAAATACTCATCCCTACGTCCAAAGAAATTAAGGGAAATAATAAAATGGGCAAGAAAATTAAGCAACAGCAGCCAAACTATAGATGAGGACTACCTAATCAATAGGTAA
- a CDS encoding MBL fold metallo-hydrolase gives MEVRITVLAENSVVVPFDVIGEHGFAAFVETPEFNFLFDTGQGKALVNNAIALKKDLSSIKFLYLSHGHYDHTGGMVDLLKIKSPLKVYTHKDAFSKRFWFKGGIKKYIGIPFDKKYLESLGAEFVYEKEFREIEKGIFSSGEVERKTDFEKIDAEMKVEKENGELVQDQIWDDFSLAIDTSKGLIVILGCAHAGIVNILNHFINKTGKKEIYAVIGGTHLGFANDEQINATLDIIEKYNIQKLGASHCTGLTVSAKLYNKLKDKFFFAGVGSVLEV, from the coding sequence ATGGAGGTAAGAATTACAGTTTTAGCAGAAAACAGCGTTGTAGTTCCATTTGATGTTATTGGAGAACACGGCTTTGCCGCTTTTGTGGAGACACCGGAGTTTAATTTTTTATTCGATACAGGACAGGGCAAGGCCCTGGTAAACAATGCAATAGCACTAAAAAAGGATCTATCCAGCATAAAATTCTTATACCTATCACACGGCCACTATGACCACACAGGTGGTATGGTTGATTTATTAAAGATAAAATCCCCTCTAAAGGTATACACCCACAAAGACGCCTTCTCAAAGAGGTTCTGGTTCAAGGGCGGCATAAAGAAATACATAGGCATACCATTTGATAAAAAATACCTGGAGAGCTTAGGTGCTGAGTTTGTTTATGAGAAGGAGTTTAGGGAGATAGAAAAGGGTATTTTCTCATCTGGTGAGGTTGAGCGTAAGACAGATTTTGAAAAGATAGACGCAGAGATGAAGGTGGAAAAGGAAAACGGTGAGCTTGTCCAGGATCAGATCTGGGATGATTTCTCCTTGGCAATAGACACATCCAAGGGCTTAATCGTGATTCTTGGCTGTGCCCATGCAGGAATTGTTAACATATTAAACCACTTCATCAATAAAACCGGCAAAAAAGAGATATACGCTGTTATAGGCGGAACACATTTAGGGTTTGCAAATGACGAGCAGATAAACGCAACATTGGATATTATAGAAAAATACAACATCCAAAAGCTTGGTGCATCTCACTGCACAGGCCTAACCGTTTCGGCTAAGCTATACAACAAATTAAAGGATAAATTCTTCTTTGCAGGCGTAGGAAGCGTGTTGGAGGTATAG
- a CDS encoding citrate (Si)-synthase, whose amino-acid sequence MGIKEKLYEKIQAHRPRITRLYKEFADKVIDDVTVYKIIAGMRGIKALITDISYLDPYEGIRFRGYTIPEVMEKLPKPEGAEMPYVEGHFYLLLTGDLPTEKDVEEVFTEWKKREQLPQYVIDTLKAMPRDTHPMTMFAAGILAMQRDSKFAKWYASGQFNKMDAWDYMYEDVMDLLPKLPLLGAYIYRMKYKGDTHIPSDPNLDFGGNFAHMMGIDKPYDDVARMYFILHSDHESGNVSAHTTHLVASALSDIYYSYAAGMCGLAGPLHGLANQEVLRWIQGVMDKMGGKIPTKEEMEKFIWDTLNSGQVVPGFGHAVLRKTDPRYMAQREFALKHLPDDPIFKYVDLMFQVVPPILQQLGKVKNPWPNVDAHSGCIQWHYGVREYDFYTVLFGIGRALGVTANIVWDRGLGYQIERPKSITTDMLEELAGAK is encoded by the coding sequence ATGGGAATTAAGGAGAAGCTCTACGAGAAGATTCAAGCTCACAGACCGAGGATTACCAGACTCTACAAAGAGTTTGCAGACAAGGTTATCGACGACGTAACTGTCTACAAAATCATTGCTGGTATGAGGGGCATAAAGGCTCTTATTACAGACATCTCCTATCTTGATCCTTATGAGGGAATTAGGTTTAGGGGTTATACAATCCCTGAAGTAATGGAGAAATTGCCTAAGCCAGAAGGCGCTGAGATGCCTTATGTTGAGGGTCATTTTTATCTGTTGCTGACCGGCGATTTGCCAACAGAAAAGGATGTTGAAGAGGTATTTACAGAGTGGAAGAAGAGAGAGCAGCTTCCACAGTATGTAATCGATACTTTAAAGGCTATGCCAAGAGATACTCACCCAATGACAATGTTTGCTGCTGGAATCCTTGCAATGCAGAGGGATTCTAAGTTCGCTAAATGGTATGCCTCCGGCCAGTTCAACAAGATGGACGCATGGGATTACATGTATGAAGATGTAATGGATCTTCTACCAAAATTGCCATTGTTGGGTGCTTACATCTATAGAATGAAATATAAGGGTGATACGCACATTCCAAGCGATCCTAACCTTGACTTTGGTGGTAATTTTGCCCATATGATGGGAATTGATAAACCTTATGACGATGTTGCAAGAATGTATTTCATCCTTCACTCCGACCATGAGTCTGGAAACGTTTCCGCTCATACAACACACTTGGTAGCAAGTGCATTGTCCGACATCTACTACTCCTATGCCGCTGGTATGTGCGGTCTTGCTGGTCCATTGCACGGTTTGGCAAACCAGGAAGTTTTGAGATGGATTCAGGGCGTAATGGATAAGATGGGTGGCAAGATTCCGACAAAAGAAGAGATGGAGAAGTTCATTTGGGATACATTGAACTCTGGACAGGTTGTACCTGGATTCGGTCATGCAGTCTTGAGAAAAACAGACCCAAGATATATGGCTCAGAGGGAGTTCGCTCTCAAGCACTTACCAGACGATCCTATCTTCAAGTATGTAGACTTGATGTTCCAGGTTGTTCCACCAATCTTGCAGCAGCTTGGCAAGGTAAAGAACCCATGGCCGAACGTAGACGCACATTCCGGTTGTATCCAGTGGCATTACGGTGTAAGGGAGTACGATTTCTACACAGTACTCTTCGGAATCGGAAGAGCCCTAGGTGTTACAGCAAACATCGTTTGGGACAGAGGTCTTGGCTATCAGATCGAAAGACCAAAATCCATCACAACAGACATGCTCGAGGAGCTTGCTGGAGCAAAATAA
- a CDS encoding SIMPL domain-containing protein, whose product MYKRESGWSGFWCGLFVAAGLTALGWFIMTTALSVKKLDRTVSVKGLSERLVKADVAIYPIELVVADNNPINLSKKLKYGKDAVDKFLKSEGFDDSEIFVSSPQITDNFANGYNSNARFRYTGKLIVTLYTHKVDSVVALDRKLFKLSEMGIMATNQKFQTVYLYTQLNKIKPVMIEQAIQNARKVAMKFANESSSELGSIKTAHQGYFSITDRDPNTPYIKRVRVVVNVVYYLR is encoded by the coding sequence ATGTATAAGAGGGAATCTGGCTGGAGTGGTTTTTGGTGTGGGTTGTTTGTTGCTGCTGGACTTACAGCTTTGGGTTGGTTTATTATGACCACGGCTTTGAGTGTAAAAAAACTGGATAGAACCGTAAGTGTTAAAGGATTATCTGAAAGGCTTGTGAAAGCCGATGTTGCAATATACCCAATTGAGCTTGTTGTTGCCGATAATAACCCTATAAACCTGTCAAAGAAGTTAAAATATGGCAAAGATGCTGTGGATAAATTTTTAAAATCGGAAGGCTTTGATGATAGTGAGATATTTGTCTCCTCCCCTCAAATAACGGATAACTTTGCCAACGGATACAACTCAAATGCGAGATTCAGATACACGGGCAAGCTGATTGTCACACTTTATACGCACAAGGTGGATAGCGTTGTGGCTTTGGATAGAAAGCTCTTTAAGCTTTCAGAGATGGGTATAATGGCAACCAATCAGAAGTTTCAAACTGTGTATCTTTATACCCAGCTAAATAAGATAAAGCCTGTTATGATAGAACAAGCCATACAGAATGCCCGTAAGGTAGCCATGAAATTTGCAAATGAATCAAGCTCTGAGTTGGGTTCAATAAAGACTGCCCATCAGGGTTATTTTAGTATAACAGACAGAGATCCAAACACCCCTTACATTAAGCGCGTCAGGGTTGTTGTGAATGTTGTTTATTATTTAAGATAG
- a CDS encoding dynamin family protein, which translates to MTNIKEKLLKSISAVEVISGKELSKTKEKLLNEQFNLVVIGQFKRGKSTLINALLGDDIVPSSILPLTSIVTIISYSQAKKAIVKFLDNSKEEIELEKIEKYVTEKHNPKNKLNVKEVHVFHPSPYLKKGIRIIDTPGIGSVFKHNTDVAYSFLPYCDAAVFVMSPDPPLGEAEIGFLKNVRTYTEKFFFVLNKIDMVSEKELDEVIEFNKHFLEDYTKTKGIKIYPISAKNALKAKQTKDSNLLKESRISEFENELDEFIQKEKGNIITISTINAILRHINNELTSYQIQKQAQNFSLERLKEKTVKFEGFIKGVKEEAEEYEYILDKRIEKIYKELDEEIEKLKEQHLSELIEKMQQHYEEKAKEKPTTEEFEIYMTQKMNEYIMDIFNDFKKEQSEIISNKIEAIYDELAKRINEKIEDIAKTASSIFEIKLNSYIDKEKLIQKSYFYFMLQDQMGILNIFATTFRTKLPFFIGKKIAYKHIKNTTIELFDRHCGRVRYDLTKRVRETTFRFKDQLKDKLDLTIESIEKALNKAIQIKTESQKKALEVFKTIEHNTKLLSKEKEELEKLKQQLS; encoded by the coding sequence ATGACCAACATAAAAGAGAAACTTCTAAAAAGTATATCAGCTGTAGAGGTTATTAGCGGTAAAGAATTATCAAAAACAAAAGAAAAACTTCTAAATGAACAATTCAATCTGGTGGTGATAGGCCAATTCAAAAGGGGTAAATCTACTCTTATAAATGCACTTTTAGGAGATGATATAGTTCCATCATCAATTTTGCCTCTTACATCTATAGTTACAATAATATCATATTCCCAAGCCAAAAAAGCAATAGTTAAATTTCTGGATAACTCAAAAGAAGAAATAGAATTAGAAAAAATAGAAAAATACGTTACTGAAAAGCATAACCCAAAAAACAAACTAAACGTTAAGGAGGTTCATGTATTTCACCCATCACCATATCTAAAAAAAGGCATAAGAATCATAGATACACCCGGGATTGGCAGTGTTTTTAAGCATAACACAGATGTAGCCTACAGTTTTTTGCCATACTGCGACGCGGCAGTGTTTGTAATGAGCCCCGACCCCCCATTAGGTGAAGCAGAAATAGGATTTTTAAAAAACGTAAGAACATATACAGAAAAATTCTTTTTTGTCTTAAACAAAATAGACATGGTATCCGAAAAAGAGTTGGATGAGGTGATTGAATTTAACAAACATTTCTTAGAAGATTACACAAAAACCAAAGGCATAAAAATTTACCCAATATCGGCAAAAAATGCATTAAAGGCAAAACAAACAAAAGATAGTAATCTGTTAAAAGAATCAAGAATTAGTGAATTCGAAAACGAGTTAGATGAATTTATTCAAAAAGAAAAAGGCAATATAATAACAATAAGTACTATAAATGCCATACTTCGTCACATAAATAACGAACTAACATCGTATCAAATACAGAAGCAAGCCCAAAACTTCTCCTTAGAAAGATTAAAAGAAAAAACAGTCAAATTTGAGGGTTTCATTAAAGGGGTTAAAGAAGAAGCTGAAGAATACGAATATATACTCGATAAACGTATAGAGAAAATCTATAAAGAGTTGGATGAAGAAATAGAAAAGCTGAAGGAACAACATCTATCCGAGTTAATAGAAAAAATGCAACAACATTACGAGGAAAAGGCAAAGGAAAAACCAACAACAGAGGAATTTGAGATCTACATGACACAAAAAATGAATGAATACATTATGGATATATTCAATGATTTTAAGAAAGAACAGTCTGAAATTATATCCAATAAGATCGAAGCCATATATGATGAACTTGCCAAGCGTATAAACGAAAAGATTGAAGATATTGCAAAAACGGCATCATCTATATTTGAGATAAAACTAAATTCTTATATAGACAAAGAAAAATTAATACAGAAAAGTTATTTCTATTTTATGCTTCAAGACCAGATGGGAATCTTAAACATATTTGCAACAACCTTTAGAACCAAGCTGCCGTTTTTCATAGGCAAAAAAATTGCATACAAGCATATAAAAAATACAACGATAGAATTATTTGACAGACATTGTGGAAGGGTTAGATATGATCTAACAAAAAGAGTCAGGGAAACCACTTTTAGATTTAAAGATCAACTCAAGGATAAACTTGATTTGACAATAGAATCTATAGAAAAAGCACTTAATAAAGCCATCCAAATAAAAACAGAAAGTCAGAAGAAAGCCTTAGAGGTTTTCAAAACTATAGAACACAATACAAAACTGTTATCAAAAGAAAAAGAAGAGCTTGAAAAACTAAAACAACAGCTATCTTAA
- a CDS encoding tRNA (adenine-N1)-methyltransferase — MNKPNQNSIIILYDKEKDKKHILNLATLPEKYSTANGIIAKEKILNTDFGGRIETHLGYEYILLPATLYDFIMKKLNRLTQIVYPKDAAYIILRLDIKPGDVVIESGIGSGAMSAVFAQIVGEQGKLISYEKRQEFIDNALKNLKRFNLLDRIEIKHRDIAEGFDEKDVDAVFIDVKEPWLYLENAIKPLKNGKLIAVLVPTTNQVSVVLKEMERLPLIDIEVSEILQRFWKTNPDRLRPYDTMSAHTAFLIFARKINY; from the coding sequence ATGAATAAACCCAATCAGAACAGTATCATCATATTATACGACAAAGAAAAGGATAAAAAACACATATTAAACCTCGCAACTCTGCCTGAGAAATACTCCACAGCAAACGGTATTATAGCAAAAGAAAAAATCCTAAATACCGATTTTGGCGGAAGAATAGAAACGCACCTTGGGTATGAATATATCCTTTTGCCTGCAACACTATACGATTTTATCATGAAAAAACTCAACAGACTCACGCAGATCGTATATCCCAAAGATGCTGCATATATCATCTTAAGACTTGATATAAAACCCGGTGATGTGGTGATAGAATCAGGCATAGGAAGTGGTGCCATGAGCGCCGTATTTGCCCAAATTGTAGGCGAACAAGGCAAACTAATAAGTTATGAAAAGCGGCAAGAATTTATAGATAACGCCCTAAAGAATTTAAAACGATTTAACCTTCTCGACAGGATAGAGATAAAACACAGAGATATTGCAGAAGGGTTCGACGAGAAAGATGTAGATGCTGTTTTCATAGATGTCAAAGAACCGTGGCTTTACCTTGAAAATGCCATAAAACCACTAAAAAACGGGAAACTCATAGCTGTTTTAGTGCCAACAACAAATCAGGTGTCAGTTGTCTTAAAAGAAATGGAAAGACTACCTTTAATAGATATAGAGGTTAGTGAGATATTGCAACGCTTCTGGAAAACAAACCCAGACAGATTGAGACCGTATGACACCATGAGCGCACACACAGCTTTTCTTATATTTGCAAGAAAGATAAATTATTGA
- the ade gene encoding adenine deaminase, with product MDLAINNAWVVDFEKLDFNRLSIGIKGGLIARISQNPIKAKEVIEADGLYLSTGLIDCHCHIESTHLTPKGFAEAVVEKGTLFAVADCHEIANVFGRKGLEFFINDAKDTEMQLKFALPSCVPATEFATSGGKIDLEDVKYFLGFDDVVSLGELMNVPGVVNRDEKFMKMIELAKRKNKRINGHAPHLDVQTLKLYKEAGVEDDHESYDYDELKQKIELGFFVFLREGSSEHSTDDAYKIIKEHPDKVAFCSDDKSVGDILEKGHIDYNLRKAISLGINPALALKVASFNGLKYYGLDEFLGIKKGKRAYLVLFDDKFRPKISITDGKIYKSTHKKSKPPKEFLNSIKVKTPIELPKIKHKNIAIGLENGSLITQKLSIERQEKEFSIKDDILKLVVIERYGHNNKAACFVKGFSLKKGAMATSLAHDCHNIVAVGTSDEKIKTAILTIMEMQGGQVVVDGDKITRLALPIGGIVSNDGAKDIKESVIALKQAAKELGCKLDDPLGMLSFLALEVIPHIKLTDKGLFDVDKFCYIEENL from the coding sequence ATGGATTTAGCCATAAACAACGCATGGGTTGTCGATTTTGAAAAGCTTGATTTTAACAGGCTGAGCATAGGCATAAAAGGCGGCTTGATTGCAAGGATCAGTCAAAACCCCATAAAGGCAAAAGAGGTTATTGAGGCAGATGGGCTGTATCTATCCACAGGCCTTATAGATTGCCACTGCCACATAGAAAGCACACACTTAACGCCAAAGGGTTTTGCCGAGGCCGTTGTTGAAAAAGGGACGCTGTTTGCCGTTGCGGATTGCCACGAAATAGCCAATGTTTTTGGCAGGAAGGGGCTTGAGTTTTTCATAAATGATGCAAAAGATACAGAGATGCAGCTTAAGTTTGCACTCCCTTCCTGTGTCCCTGCCACAGAATTTGCCACAAGCGGCGGAAAGATAGACTTAGAAGATGTAAAATACTTTCTGGGATTTGATGATGTTGTATCGTTAGGCGAATTAATGAATGTGCCAGGTGTTGTAAATAGAGATGAAAAATTCATGAAGATGATAGAGCTTGCAAAAAGAAAGAACAAGAGGATTAACGGCCATGCGCCGCACCTTGATGTACAAACCCTTAAATTATACAAAGAGGCAGGCGTTGAGGATGACCACGAAAGCTATGACTATGATGAACTAAAGCAAAAGATAGAGTTGGGTTTCTTTGTTTTCTTAAGGGAGGGAAGCAGCGAGCATTCAACCGATGATGCATACAAAATAATCAAAGAGCATCCTGATAAGGTTGCCTTTTGCAGTGATGATAAATCAGTGGGTGATATTTTAGAAAAGGGCCACATAGATTACAACCTAAGAAAAGCGATAAGCTTGGGCATAAATCCAGCCTTAGCACTTAAAGTAGCATCATTTAATGGTCTAAAGTATTACGGGCTTGATGAGTTTTTAGGGATAAAAAAAGGAAAAAGGGCATATCTTGTGCTGTTTGACGACAAATTCAGACCAAAAATATCAATCACAGATGGAAAGATTTACAAGTCCACCCACAAAAAAAGCAAGCCACCTAAAGAATTTCTAAACTCCATCAAGGTAAAAACACCCATAGAATTGCCAAAGATAAAGCATAAAAACATAGCTATAGGCTTGGAAAACGGCTCGTTGATAACGCAGAAGCTATCAATTGAACGCCAAGAAAAAGAGTTTAGCATAAAAGATGATATACTAAAGCTTGTTGTAATAGAGCGATATGGGCATAACAATAAAGCAGCCTGTTTTGTAAAAGGATTCTCCCTTAAAAAAGGGGCTATGGCCACATCGCTTGCCCACGATTGCCACAACATAGTGGCCGTTGGCACATCGGATGAAAAGATAAAAACAGCCATTTTAACTATAATGGAGATGCAGGGTGGTCAAGTTGTTGTGGATGGGGATAAAATAACACGCCTTGCCTTACCCATCGGGGGAATAGTATCAAACGACGGGGCCAAAGATATAAAAGAATCCGTTATAGCTTTAAAACAAGCCGCAAAAGAGTTAGGATGCAAGTTAGATGACCCGTTGGGCATGCTGTCGTTTTTAGCGCTTGAGGTTATACCCCACATCAAACTGACAGACAAAGGCCTATTTGATGTTGATAAATTCTGCTATATAGAGGAAAATTTATGA
- a CDS encoding HAD family hydrolase, whose translation MKFSVDGKEFNFKYIISDYTGTLSEHSKLIPCVKEKIHKLKNRFEGIIVLTADTMGSAEKELSNLNIELKILNENTAIQKREFIESLGAENCIALGNGNNDIEMFKVAGLSLAIVNKDGCNAKLIQHADLVFNSICDALDALINSKILISLLRN comes from the coding sequence ATGAAGTTTAGTGTCGATGGCAAAGAATTTAATTTTAAATATATCATATCGGATTATACAGGCACACTCTCAGAACATTCAAAACTCATACCCTGCGTTAAAGAAAAAATACATAAATTAAAAAACAGGTTTGAAGGAATCATTGTATTAACCGCTGATACAATGGGTAGTGCAGAAAAAGAGTTATCAAACCTAAACATCGAGCTAAAAATCTTAAATGAAAATACAGCTATTCAGAAAAGGGAATTTATAGAATCTCTGGGTGCAGAAAATTGCATAGCATTGGGAAACGGCAATAACGATATAGAAATGTTTAAAGTTGCAGGCCTATCTTTAGCAATAGTAAACAAAGACGGCTGCAACGCTAAACTGATACAACACGCAGACCTCGTGTTTAACTCGATATGCGACGCCTTAGATGCTCTCATAAACTCCAAAATACTCATCTCACTCTTGCGCAACTGA
- a CDS encoding methylated-DNA--[protein]-cysteine S-methyltransferase, whose product MSSKFFIDTPFDRFLVFDLNNGRIDRIFFSCQLEGQPLHGNLKRCVEYIFDSGDFSCFDYRLLNNSLISQKARMLQGFLISTKTGQTFSYSDVADKVFGSKNYARAVASMLRANPFVFFVACHRVLAKNGIGGYSAGVELKRKILKWEALKGDDYV is encoded by the coding sequence TTGAGTAGTAAATTTTTTATAGATACGCCGTTTGATAGATTTCTTGTTTTTGATTTGAATAATGGAAGAATAGATAGAATTTTTTTTTCTTGTCAGTTAGAAGGTCAACCATTGCATGGCAATTTAAAAAGATGCGTTGAGTATATTTTTGATAGTGGTGATTTCTCCTGTTTTGATTATAGATTATTAAATAACTCTTTAATTTCGCAAAAAGCTCGTATGCTTCAGGGGTTTCTTATATCTACAAAGACAGGTCAGACATTTAGCTACTCCGATGTGGCAGATAAAGTGTTTGGTTCTAAGAATTATGCAAGAGCGGTGGCTTCTATGCTGCGCGCCAATCCATTTGTCTTTTTTGTTGCCTGTCATAGGGTTTTGGCAAAAAACGGAATAGGTGGGTATTCGGCGGGGGTGGAATTAAAACGGAAAATCCTTAAATGGGAAGCTTTAAAAGGAGATGATTATGTATAA